The Montipora foliosa isolate CH-2021 chromosome 1, ASM3666993v2, whole genome shotgun sequence genome has a window encoding:
- the LOC138008325 gene encoding uncharacterized protein yields MESDSDSDLVEALDEFEQIGGAAPGRFVFERLPVVERRSVRLGVRERVFQLRPRQIGAFIPRQRLNDALVQGLRTALDDLINDQDIPDGDRIYIALASNRIANAYNGWGLRAGEWRAQGPRVDALLGNLSHMLNSNEQFEMDDSFTLSFVHVRGAPTGSGYKRKHLPGHQASTRLREFKRCVLRVPQDDQNLCCPRAIALARGVHQHRDDPTRRRQWTRCRGNHRRITRAAQTLLEEVGLPPQPCGPEQLQQLVTAPSLQDYTLVVVDANRAYACFAYGRGDTLLGLLHEDGHYDALSSLPGFFGQDYFCSQCFQAYKNLGQHACRNNQANHCGACLQNGCPDYTEAYRQYRSAQTPCILCGRSFYGDTCLQTHRTKTHAGQPADAEHPSVCATRRQCKECHHTLRGVKEIRAHRCGYRKCSCCKNDVDVHAHRCFLQVEKTPAEERRLIRQRLSFQRILSQGLAPLLENDAAGLHAFLAGDNEDEDDDDEDQEEPPLHVFFDIESMQVEGRHVPNLVVAETEDDGDPPVSFQGDDCLFHFLEWLETLTENGTRPLTVIAHNFKGYDSYPVIDELHRQKRDLEQIRNGGKVLQLTYSHEQTTIRFIDSLSFFQMPLSDFPKTFGLTELKKGYFPHLFNTPEHQTYVGRLPDKAFYMPDGMSVKKRRDFDTWYDDQAAREVVFDFQAELLAYCQSDVKLLKQGCLTFMRDFQARAEFNPFEQMTVASACNRYLRMHCMEEDSIASEPLLGWRGRINHSQASMEWLTWCEHHLRQRAYLALSPEEHEDHEAMAHAYGQYDAYHPLHRQRIQHARNEGEYRIPGTRYTVDGYDADTKTVYEFCGCFWHGCRTCHPQRTDVHPTLLDRTMDEVRALVDKKRTFLINRGYQVVTMWECTWNTLKQTNQDIKDFLARQHLQAPLEPRDAFYGGRTNAVRLYAHVDEEKEEEIRYDDYTSLYPWVNKYGTYPLGHPTFLYEPDTTDLSPYFGLAKCTVLPPQRLYHPVLPYRSHDKLTFPLCRTCVEENISKPLLEKTHACHHTDEERALVGTWCTPELAMAVQKGYVIQHVHEVWHFDQQRTGLFQSYVDTWLQIKEEASGWPEGCTTPAQKQAHVDAYYAREGIRLDPAKIEKNPGLRALAKMMLNSMWGKFGQRINKTQVREFTEPQPFIQFLDSDQHDVRYVSSLTEDRVEVHYKLQTHDVLPSPNLNIFIAAFTTCHARLRLYQALDHLGERVLYFDTDSVIYLHRPDDPPLDPPRGAYLGDFKSELDADDHIVEFCSGGPKNYGYKTKNGYVECKVRGFSLNVEGMTQLNYEVLRQNTLDELHRPLDRPRTTRVTQSHTIQRNAKTYTLETQPSHKDYRLVYSKRVLDPTTAQTYPYGYERFTDEDLDLAQVLADLFA; encoded by the coding sequence ATGGaaagtgatagtgatagtgatttGGTTGAAGCACTCGACGAGTTTGAACAAATTGGAGGTGCTGCTCCAGGACGTTTCGTCTTTGAAAGACTTCCTGTGGTCGAACGACGTAGTGTCCGTCTCGGCGTTCGTGAACGCGTCTTTCAACTTCGCCCTCGACAGATCGGAGCGTTCATCCCTCGACAACGGTTGAACGATGCTCTCGTGCAAGGTCTTCGTACTGCTCTAGATGACTTAATCAACGATCAAGACATTCCCGATGGCGACCGCATTTACATCGCTCTAGCCTCCAATCGTATTGCCAATGCCTACAACGGTTGGGGACTACGGGCCGGAGAATGGCGCGCTCAAGGTCCCCGCGTGGATGCTTTACTTGGGAATCTTTCCCACATGCTCAACTCGAACGAACAATTTGAAATGGACGATTCCTTCACCCTCTCCTTCGTTCACGTACGTGGGGCTCCCACCGGTTCCggttacaaaagaaaacatttaccaGGGCATCAAGCGTCGACGCGTCTCAGAGAATTCAAGCGCTGTGTCTTACGCGTTCCACAGGATGACCAGAATCTATGCTGTCCACGCGCCATCGCTCTGGCTCGAGGGGTCCATCAACATCGAGACGATCCCACACGCCGTCGACAATGGACTCGCTGTCGCGGTAACCATCGTCGCATCACACGAGCGGCTCAAACACTTCTAGAGGAAGTCGGTCTTCCTCCTCAACCCTGCGGTCCTGAACAACTTCAACAACTCGTCACCGCTCCCAGTCTTCAAGACTACACCCTCGTGGTCGTGGATGCCAACCGCGCTTATGCTTGCTTTGCTTACGGTCGTGGGGATACGTTGTTAGGACTCTTACACGAAGACGGTCATTACGATGCCTTGTCTTCCTTACCCGGGTTCTTCGGCCAAGATTATTTTTGCAGCCAGTGTTTCCAAGCCTACAAGAATTTGGGTCAGCATGCCTGCCGTAACAATCAAGCCAATCATTGCGGCGCCTGCTTGCAAAACGGATGTCCTGATTATACCGAGGCCTACCGACAGTACCGCTCGGCTCAGACGCCCTGTATTCTCTGTGGACGTTCTTTCTACGGAGACACGTGTCTCCAAACCCATCGGACCAAGACCCACGCCGGTCAACCCGCGGACGCTGAACATCCTTCCGTCTGTGCCACCCGTCGTCAGTGTAAAGAATGTCATCACACGTTACGTGGTGTCAAAGAGATCCGAGCTCATCGGTGCGGGTATCGGAAATGTTCGTGCTGCAAGAATGACGTCGACGTTCATGCCCATCGATGTTTCTTACAAGTCGAAAAGACTCCCGCCGAAGAACGACGTTTGATACGACAGCGACTCTCCTTCCAAAGGATCTTGAGTCAGGGACTAGCACCTCTCTTAGAAAACGACGCCGCTGGCTTGCACGCTTTTCTGGCGGGCGATAACGAGGACGAGGATGACGACGACGAGGACCAAGAGGAACCGCCCTTGCACGTTTTCTTTGACATTGAGAGTATGCAAGTCGAGGGACGTCACGTGCCCAATCTGGTGGTGGCCGAAACAGAAGACGACGGCGATCCTCCCGTCTCGTTCCAAGGAGATGACTGTCTCTTTCACTTTCTGGAATGGTTAGAAACCCTCACCGAAAACGGAACGCGACCCCTAACAGTCATCGCTCATAATTTCAAAGGGTATGACAGTTATCCCGTCATCGACGAACTCCACCGGCAAAAGAGAGACCTGGAACAAATCCGAAACGGTGGGAAAGTCCTCCAACTCACCTACTCTCATGAACAGACCACCATACGCTTCATCGATTCGCTGTCCTTCTTCCAGATGCCGCTGAGCGATTTCCCCAAGACGTTCGGGCTCACCGAACTCAAGAAAGGATACTTTCCGCATTTGTTCAATACCCCCGAACATCAAACGTATGTAGGCCGACTTCCCGACAAAGCCTTCTACATGCCCGACGGCATGTCCGTCAAGAAACGTCGCGACTTTGATACTTGGTACGACGACCAAGCGGCACGAGAGGTCGTCTTTGATTTCCAAGCCGAACTTTTAGCCTACTGCCAATCGGACGTGAAACTCTTGAAACAAGGATGTCTCACTTTCATGCGGGATTTTCAAGCACGCGCTGAATTCAATCCCTTTGAACAAATGACGGTGGCTTCTGCCTGTAATCGCTACTTGCGCATGCACTGTATGGAAGAAGACTCTATCGCTTCCGAACCTCTGCTAGGATGGCGAGGCCGTATCAATCATTCCCAGGCCTCCATGGAATGGCTAACGTGGTGCGAACACCATCTACGACAACGAGCCTACCTGGCCCTCTCGCCAGAAGAACACGAAGACCACGAAGCCATGGCTCATGCCTACGGACAGTACGACGCCTATCATCCCTTGCATCGCCAACGTATCCAGCATGCTCGAAACGAGGGCGAGTACCGTATTCCTGGTACCCGATACACGGTCGACGGATACGATGCTGATACCAAGACTGTTTACGAATTCTGCGGGTGCTTCTGGCACGGATGTCGGACCTGTCATCCTCAACGCACCGACGTGCATCCGACCTTACTCGATCGCACCATGGACGAGGTCCGTGCTCTCGTCGACAAGAAACGTACATTCCTCATCAACCGTGGGTACCAAGTGGTGACCATGTGGGAATGTACCTGGAACACCCTCAAACAAACCAACCAGGACATCAAAGACTTTCTAGCCCGTCAACACCTCCAAGCCCCCCTGGAACCACGCGACGCTTTTTACGGGGGTCGGACCAATGCCGTACGTCTCTACGCGCACGTCGACGAGGAGAAAGAGGAAGAAATCCGATACGACGATTACACGTCCTTGTATCCTTGGGTCAACAAGTACGGCACCTATCCCTTGGGACATCCCACGTTCCTCTACGAACCCGACACCACCGATCTCTCGCCTTATTTCGGTTTGGCCAAATGTACCGTCCTTCCACCCCAACGTCTCTACCATCCCGTGTTGCCTTACCGCAGTCACGACAAACTCACGTTTCCCTTGTGTCGTACCTGCGTCGAAGAGaacatttccaaacctcttttGGAAAAGACGCATGCCTGTCATCACACGGACGAAGAACGTGCCCTCGTCGGTACTTGGTGCACCCCCGAACTCGCCATGGCTGTACAGAAAGGTTACGTCATTCAACACGTCCACGAAGTATGGCATTTCGATCAGCAACGCACGGGACTCTTCCAATCCTATGTGGACACGTGGCTCCAAATCAAAGAAGAAGCCAGCGGTTGGCCCGAAGGCTGTACCACGCCTGCTCAGAAACAAGCCCACGTCGATGCCTACTATGCTCGGGAAGGCATTCGTCTCGATCCCGCCAAAATCGAAAAGAACCCTGGACTCCGAGCCCTAGCTAAGATGATGCTCAACTCGATGTGGGGCAAGTTCGGGCAACGGATCAACAAGACTCAGGTCCGAGAATTCACCGAACCTCAACCGTTCATCCAATTTCTCGACAGCGATCAACACGATGTCCGTTACGTCAGTTCCTTGACCGAAGACCGGGTCGAAGTCCATTACAAACTCCAAACACACGATGTCTTGCCTTCACCCAACCTCAACATCTTCATTGCCGCCTTCACCACCTGTCATGCCCGACTCCGTCTGTATCAAGCCCTCGATCATCTCGGTGAACGTGTCCTCTACTTCGACACCGACTCGGTCATCTACCTCCATCGTCCTGACGACCCTCCTTTGGATCCGCCACGAGGTGCCTACCTGGGCGACTTCAAAAGCGAACTCGATGCCGACGATCACATTGTCGAGTTCTGTTCGGGTGGTCCCAAGAACTACGGTTACAAGACCAAGAACGGATACGTTGAATGCAAGGTCCGCGGTTTCTCCCTCAACGTCGAAGGGATGACTCAATTGAATTACGAGGTCTTGCGTCAAAACACTCTGGATGAATTACATCGTCCTCTAGACCGACCGCGTACCACTCGTGTCACGCAATCTCACACCATTCAAAGAAATGCCAAGACCTACACCTTAGAAACCCAACCTTCTCACAAAGACTACCGACTCGTCTACTCCAAACGGGTCCTGGATCCCACCACAGCTCAGACCTACCCTTACGGTTACGAACGGTTCACCGACGAGGATCTGGATCTGGCTCAAGTGTTAGCGGACCTATTTGCTTAA